A single window of Botrytis cinerea B05.10 chromosome 3, complete sequence DNA harbors:
- the Bcmhf1 gene encoding Bcmhf1 — MPPIDDELHERLKAALWFSIGKIVEEEAVRLNSNATNQFIGALTEMVWHQIENVTMDLESFSRHAGRSTITTDDVLLVTRRNDALHDIIKDFIDHEKAKSTKEKGKGRAKNA, encoded by the exons ATGCCTCCAATCGACGATGAACTCCACGAA CGACTCAAAGCAGCTCTCTGGTTTTCCATTGGAAAGAtcgtggaagaagaagctgtGCGACTTAATTCCAATGCGACGAACCAATTCATAGGAGCATTGACTGAGATGGTATGGCATCAGATAG AGAACGTAACAATGGATCTCGAAAGCTTCTCCCGGCATGCTGGACGCTCAACCATAACGACCGACGACGTGTTACTCGTCACCAGAAGGAATGATGCCTTGCACGACATAATCAAGGATTTCATCGATCACGAGAAGGCGAAATCTACgaaggaaaagggaaaaggtcGTGCAAAGAACGCATAA